The Deltaproteobacteria bacterium genome includes the window CGCCACCTGGCCCTTGCGGAACAGGCCGAGCACCAGTTCCTCCGCCTCTTCCAGAAGCTCCATCGAATCCGGGATCTCGTGCAGCGCATAGCCGATCGCATCCAGGCGTCCGAAGCGCGCAGGATCGAGTTCAAGCGCAACCGGCAACTCTTCCAGTGCGGCTTTGGTCAGGGATATGTATCCGCCGGACATCGTCTGCGATCCGTACAGTTCCCTGAATATCCCCTCGATGGTCCGTGAATTGAGGAGCGCCGACAGCGCGCCCAGACCGATACCGGTCCCCTCACGGGGCTGGACCACAAACACGCTCACGGCAGGAGCAGCTGCGCCGTCCAGATCAAGCGCCGCCTCAACCTTGCGGCCCATGCCACTTACGAGAAGTTTGGGCGATCCGGCTACCAGGCGCCGGCGCTCACTGAGAGCACCGGCTGGAATCCGCGGATGCTCCATCTCCCTGCCGAGGAACCGTTGCCGCCCGCTCTGCCTGATCCGGTGGGGCTCAATCGCACCCGCCGTCACCAGATGATAATCCCCGGCCTCGCCTACATGCGGACGGAGCGCATAGGCCTCACCCGTCGTCTGGCCTGCATGAACGGTGGCAATGTCGCAAAGCCGCACAGGTCCGGCTTCGAGCAGTTCCATCGCCGAGGCGGACAGGGCAGCGCCCCAGCTCCGCCCTTCAAGCAGACGCGTCTGCCAGTGGAACATTCCCGACGGCTGGCCATTGGATGTCCGGCCCTCACCCCGGCGGTCGCGATCCAGGGTCAGCACCACGGGATACACCGACACGGAGGCGAAAGGCTTTTCCCTGCTGAAATCCCTCAAGCGGACCGAGTCTCTCCGCCGGATGGCCGCGTCCCTCAGCCTGGCGGTATATCCAGCCGACAGAAGGCGGTTGGGAACGATCAGCACCGTGCGGCTGCAGCACATCTCCTCGCCCAGCGCCCAGAATGCCGCAGCGAGGTCAAACGGGCCACGAAGCAGGGGGAACCTTTGCCGCAGAACTTCCCGCTCTGCGAGAACTTTCTCTCCGTGATCCGCAACGCCCCGGACGAAAGGAGGATTCGTTACCATCACGTCTGCCGCAATCACCGGGGTTTGCAGTGAATCTCCCGAGTCCACCTGGAGGCAGATACGTTCCCAGTCCATTGGCCGCCCGCCCGCGGCAAGCCAGAGGTTCGTTCGCGCGAGGAACGCCGCCGCCGGATCCAGTTCCCGTCCAACCAGACGGGCCGCGGGGATACGGCCAAGGAGAACCAGTGCCGCCAGCAGGTTGCCAGTTCCGCAGGCAGGGTCGAGGAAGGTCGAACGCTCCCGTCCGGCGGCCGCCTCAAGCGCCGCGTGGCGGGCGACCACCACCGGAGTGAAGTAGCTCCCGCCGGACCTGCGTCCATCTTGATCAGTTGCCTGAAGGGCTGCTTCATACAGCCGTCCGGCCCGAAACAGACGGTCCAGCGGATCGCCGGCACTCGCGATGCTGGCAAAGACCGACTTTTCGATGCGCCGGGCGATGAACTGACCGGAGGTTTCCGGCTTCTCGGGCAGCGCCTTCCCAAAGGCCCGGGCCGCCGCCGCAGCTATCGCGCCAGCCATCAGCATCCGGAACTCACCGGAAGCAGGGACCAGTCCAAGTGTTCTGGCCGCACCGCGAACGAGCGGGCCGATCAGTCGGCTGGCTGCTGTGGCCGGTACGGCAGTGGAGCTATCCGTCATTCATCAGGTCCGTTGATTCAGGAGGCCGCAAAATGCCGGCGGGCGACGTCCAGCAGTTCGTCGCTCTTCCGCCGGAACACCGGGAGGGTTTCCTTGTGGGCGTAGACCAGCTTCCCGTCACGGCCAACGAGGAAGTTGCCCCGGTCGGTCATGCCAAGAAAGTTCCGCATGCCGTAGGCCTTGGCTATCCGGCCATCCTCGTCGGCAAGCAGCGGGAACGGGAAATGGTGTTTCTGCGAGAACTTGTCCTTGGAACTTGCCGATCCACCACTGACGCCGACGATCTGGACCCCGAGCTTCCGGAACTCGCCGTACTGGTCCCGGTAGTCGCAGAGCTGGGCCGTGCATACGGCCGTTTCGTCTTTCGGATAGAACACGACCATCACAGGACCGTTTTTCAGCAGTTCGTCGAGCGATACGCGCTGGCCATCACCAGACACGCCTTCAAACCGGGGAGCCAGCTCCCCTTCACGCGGACGCGCCATTTGCATTCTCCCACACACAGATACAGGCGGGCCACCACGCCCGCCAGCCGAACCAGAGTCTACTGGCAGAATTACCCGCTCGAAGGCGGTTCGTCTACTGGTCCTGCCCGTAGTTCGCGGTGGGCAAAGAATGCCCGCACCACAAGCAGTACAATAAGCAGAACCGCCGCTATCAGGATGTAGTTCTGTATTTTCCGGGCGAAACCAAAGCCCTCATCGATTTCCGGACCGAAGTAATAGCCGACACTGACGAAAAACGGCACGCTGATGCAGGCGCCCAGACCATCGGCAAGCAGAAACCGCCGGGGCGTCACGCCCAGCATGCCGGCCGTCAGGAACACCACGAACCGGAACCCCGGTGCGAACCGTGCGAACAGGATCGCCTTGTGCCCCCAACGATCGAAGAACCGCTTGGCCCGCTCGACCTTTTCGGGACGGGCGAACTTCTGGACCACCCGGAGATAGAATACCCGCTCGCCGTACCGGCGGCCGATGAAGTACGTCAGGGTATCGCCTCCGAGCACACCCGGAAGAACCCCAAAGATGGCCAGATAGTAAGCCGCATTCGGCCCGCCGAAACCCGGGTGCAGGCTCCCATGGTAAGCCGCATAGCCGGCAATAATGACGAGCGCGTCTTCCGGAATGGGGGAACCGATACCGCACCAGACCAGCATCAGCGTCAAGACGGTAAGAATAACGACGGGCGGTTGATTCTGAAGGAAGTCGATCAGAGCGTCGATCATCTGGGGGTTAACACCGTCCGGGCCTTCTCTTTAGCTTGGCGGCAGGATTACAGCCAGCGGCCAGCCACCTTTTTCCAGAAGCCGGGCCGTCCCGGCTCCACTTCATTAACACCCTCGGGCTTTCCAGCCAGCCAGCCATGTACAAGTGCGATCCGCCCCGGTTCAGGCGCTGTGCCATCCCGGCTTTTCCAGAAAACAGTCTCAACCGGCAGTCCGGCCGCCTGAATCCGGACCCATTCAAACCGGCGGCCAGTCAGGCTGTTAATGAGCGTCCGGTGCTCCACGATCCGTCCGGCTATCAATGCCGATGCCATGTCCGAAAGGCGGGGCCGGGCCCCGGATTCTCCCAGAGATCCTGTTGGCAGGAGAAAATCCGGCGGCAGATCGAATGCCTCGCCCCTCTCATTTGGCCCCCAGAACTCATGCTGGGCCGCGTGAAACTCCTTTTCACCCGGAAAAATTCGGACATCGCCGCCCATTATCGCCATTTTGAGATCAAACCGGGTGCCTGCCTTGAGTGCCGGCCGGAATGGACCGAACTCCCGGAGCTGGACGATGACCCCTGAAACGGGACCTGCCGGGGCATTGATCCTGAACCTTCCGCCTGACCAGTGCACGGTTTCGGCGTCGATCAGTTCACCTTCGGCCTCTACCGGCCAAACCGTCCCGGATTCGAACCACGGTGTCATGCACACCAGCCTTCGCTTTTCCAGATGCACGGCGATTCCCGCGCCGCTCCCGTCAAGCCACAGGCGGTGCTGCTCGCCACCAGAAGTGCCCCAGACGGGCCGGGACCGCTCGGCTGCAACTGACAGCAATGTATAAAGCTCCTGGTCGTTTCCTGGCCGGAAACCGATGGCGGCAAGCTGGAAATTCACTTCCCACCGCGGACCTTGTGGAAGCGTATCGTGTTGGTTTCTTTCCCCTCGCCGAGGGGAATTGCCGCCACTACGACCACCGTGTCACCGGGTGCTGCCCATCCGTCCTGGACCAGAAACCGGTCGGCTGCCTCAAGCTGGCGTTCCATGCCGGCCCGCTCGCCGATCGCCACCGGAATAACCCCGCGCAGCACATTCATGCGCCGGAGTGTCGGCACATGGGCGCTCATGGCGAGGATCGGAAGCCGCGGCTTCCATTTGGAGACGAGCAGCGCCGTCAGCCCCGACCCTGCCAGCGCAACA containing:
- a CDS encoding N-6 DNA methylase, whose amino-acid sequence is MTDSSTAVPATAASRLIGPLVRGAARTLGLVPASGEFRMLMAGAIAAAAARAFGKALPEKPETSGQFIARRIEKSVFASIASAGDPLDRLFRAGRLYEAALQATDQDGRRSGGSYFTPVVVARHAALEAAAGRERSTFLDPACGTGNLLAALVLLGRIPAARLVGRELDPAAAFLARTNLWLAAGGRPMDWERICLQVDSGDSLQTPVIAADVMVTNPPFVRGVADHGEKVLAEREVLRQRFPLLRGPFDLAAAFWALGEEMCCSRTVLIVPNRLLSAGYTARLRDAAIRRRDSVRLRDFSREKPFASVSVYPVVLTLDRDRRGEGRTSNGQPSGMFHWQTRLLEGRSWGAALSASAMELLEAGPVRLCDIATVHAGQTTGEAYALRPHVGEAGDYHLVTAGAIEPHRIRQSGRQRFLGREMEHPRIPAGALSERRRLVAGSPKLLVSGMGRKVEAALDLDGAAAPAVSVFVVQPREGTGIGLGALSALLNSRTIEGIFRELYGSQTMSGGYISLTKAALEELPVALELDPARFGRLDAIGYALHEIPDSMELLEEAEELVLGLFRKGQVANRIVRAGRP
- a CDS encoding peroxiredoxin, with the protein product MARPREGELAPRFEGVSGDGQRVSLDELLKNGPVMVVFYPKDETAVCTAQLCDYRDQYGEFRKLGVQIVGVSGGSASSKDKFSQKHHFPFPLLADEDGRIAKAYGMRNFLGMTDRGNFLVGRDGKLVYAHKETLPVFRRKSDELLDVARRHFAAS
- a CDS encoding DedA family protein, with amino-acid sequence MIDALIDFLQNQPPVVILTVLTLMLVWCGIGSPIPEDALVIIAGYAAYHGSLHPGFGGPNAAYYLAIFGVLPGVLGGDTLTYFIGRRYGERVFYLRVVQKFARPEKVERAKRFFDRWGHKAILFARFAPGFRFVVFLTAGMLGVTPRRFLLADGLGACISVPFFVSVGYYFGPEIDEGFGFARKIQNYILIAAVLLIVLLVVRAFFAHRELRAGPVDEPPSSG